Within the Thermoanaerobaculia bacterium genome, the region CGCGTTCGCAGGCGACGGCTCCTGCCAGGGCGCGCGCGAGATCGCCGGACGACTCGCCGATCAGGTAGGCGCAGCGCGCCTTGCGCGCCACGATGTCGCGCAGGAAGCGGAAGTCGGCCCCCTTGTTGCGGCCGCCCAGAATGACGTGGACACTCGCGTCGGCGAAGCCCTCGAGCGAGCGCGCGGTCGCCGCGACGTTGGTGCCCTTGGAGTCGTCGACGAAGACGACGCCGCGGGACTCCGCGATCTGCTCTACGCGGTGCGGCAGGCCCCGGAAGTCGCGCAGAGCCGGCGCCAGAGCTGCGGCCGGCGCGCCGACCGCCCGCGCCAGCAACGCGGCGGCCATGGCGTTCTCGACGTTGTGCAGCCCCGGCAGCCGGAGGTCGCGGCGCTCGAAGAGGAGCTCGCCGTCGCCCTCGCCACCGCACTCCAGGATCCGGTCGCCGACCAGGAGGCAACCCGCGCCGGCGACCCCGGCCGCGGCGGACGCGGTGGTCGAGAAGAAACGCCTGCGGGCCGCTGTCGGGCTGGCGGCCACTTCGGGCTCGTCGGCGTTCAGGACCGCGACGTCTCCGCCATCCTGATTGAGGAAGATCCGCTGCTTGGCGGCGAGGTATCCGGCCAGGTCGCCGTGCCGGTCGAGATGGTCGGGAGAGATGTTGAGCAGCGCTGCGGCGCGCGGCCGAAAGTGCTCGATCGTCTCGAGCTGGAAGCTCGAGAGCTCGACGACGAAGACCCTGTCGGCCGGTCCGTCCACCACTGCCGCGAGCGGGCGGCCGATGTTGCCGCAGACCTCGACAGCGAACCCGGCGCCGGCAAGGAGCGCCCCGGTCATCGCCGTGGTGGTCGACTTGCCGTTGCTGCCGGTGATGCCGACGACCGTTCCCGCGAGGAACGTCCACGCGAGCTCGACCTCCGCCACGACGGGAAGGCGCCGCTCTGCCGCACGGAGCAGCAGGGGATGGTCGAGCCCGACTCCGGGACTCGCCACGACGGCATCGAGCCCCGCCGGGAGCTCACTCGACGCATCGCAGAGGCGGAGCTCGACGCCCGGATCGCGCGCCAGGTCTTCGAC harbors:
- the murD gene encoding UDP-N-acetylmuramoyl-L-alanine--D-glutamate ligase, with the translated sequence MTGRLRDSFDPARLERVFVLGLGLSGTAAARLLRRRGIGVVASDRRAAEDLDVEDLARDPGVELRLCDASSELPAGLDAVVASPGVGLDHPLLLRAAERRLPVVAEVELAWTFLAGTVVGITGSNGKSTTTAMTGALLAGAGFAVEVCGNIGRPLAAVVDGPADRVFVVELSSFQLETIEHFRPRAAALLNISPDHLDRHGDLAGYLAAKQRIFLNQDGGDVAVLNADEPEVAASPTAARRRFFSTTASAAAGVAGAGCLLVGDRILECGGEGDGELLFERRDLRLPGLHNVENAMAAALLARAVGAPAAALAPALRDFRGLPHRVEQIAESRGVVFVDDSKGTNVAATARSLEGFADASVHVILGGRNKGADFRFLRDIVARKARCAYLIGESSGDLARALAGAVACERAETLAAAVAMAAASARAGETVLLSPACASFDQFRDYVDRGRQFAALARGLAAAGTLRESSGAR